From one Bos javanicus breed banteng chromosome 15, ARS-OSU_banteng_1.0, whole genome shotgun sequence genomic stretch:
- the LOC133226849 gene encoding olfactory receptor 2AT4-like has translation MYLFHSFSCSEAFILVAMAYDRYVAICRPLHYPVLMTPQTNAALAASAWLTALLLPIPAVVQTSHMAFDSTVYIYHCFCDHLAVVQASCSDTSPQTLMGFCIAMVVSFLPRFLVLLSYAHILASVLHIGSREGCSKAFSTCSSHLLVVGTYYSSIAIAYVAYRADLPLDFHIVGNVVYAILTPVLNPVIYTLRNKDVKTAITKMACPQNLGNSWVLDP, from the coding sequence ATGTACCTCTTCCACAGCTTCTCCTGCTCTGAAGCCTTCATCCTGGTggccatggcctatgaccgctatgtggctaTCTGCCGCCCGCTGCATTACCCTGTGCTCATGACCCCGCAGACCAATGCTGCCCTGGCAGCCAGTGCCTGGCTCACTGCCCTCCTTCTGCCCATCCCAGCAGTGGTGCAGACCTCCCACATGGCTTTTGACAGCACTGTTTACATCTACCACTGCTTCTGTGACCACTTAGCTGTGGTCCAGGCCTCCTGCTCTGACACCAGCCCCCAGACCCTCATGGGCTTCTGCATCGCCATGGTGGTGTCCTTCCTGCCCCGTTTCCTGGTGCTTCTCTCCTATGCCCACATCCTGGCCTCAGTGCTTCACATCGGCTCCCGAGAAGGATGCtccaaagccttctccacctgcagcTCCCACCTCCTGGTGGTTGGCACCTACTACTCATCCATTGCCATAGCCTATGTGGCCTACAGGGCTGACCTGCCCCTCGACTTCCACATCGTGGGCAACGTGGTGTATGCTATTCTCACACCTGTCCTTAACCCTGTCATCTACACGCTGAGGAACAAGGATGTCAAGACAGCCATCACCAAAATGGCATGTCCTCAGAACCTAGGGAATTCCTGGGTACTTGATCCTTAG